Proteins co-encoded in one Astyanax mexicanus isolate ESR-SI-001 chromosome 1, AstMex3_surface, whole genome shotgun sequence genomic window:
- the hddc2 gene encoding HD domain-containing protein 2: MENMLQFMKLVGQLKRVPRTGWVYRNVQHPESVSDHMYRMAMMALTVQDTSVNRDRCVKIALVHDLAESIVGDIAPADKISKAEKHRREKEAMDHITGLLREDLRKELYQLWEEYETQSSPEARLVKEFDQLEMILQAHEYEELEGKPGRLQEFFDSTQGRFHHPDVLALVKSLNEERAQHMAKAEESSSKNNGDQKSSSSS; the protein is encoded by the exons AAAG CGCGTGCCACGCACCGGCTGGGTGTACAGGAACGTGCAGCATCCAGAGAGCGTCTCGGATCACATGTACAGAATGGCCATGATGGCATTAACAGTGCAGGACACTAGTGTTAACAGAGACAG GTGCGTGAAGATTGCTTTAGTCCACGACTTGGCTGAAAGTATTGTGGGGGACATTGCTCCAGCTGACAAAATTAGCAAGGCTGAGAAACACAGACGGGAAAag GAGGCGATGGATCACATCACTGGTCTGTTGCGTGAGGATCTGCGTAAAGAACTGTACCAGCTGTGGGAG GAGTACGAGACCCAGTCCAGTCCTGAAGCCAGACTGGTAAAGGAGTTTGATCAACTAGAAATGATTCTACAAGCACACGAATATGAGGAGCTTGAGGGAAAACCAGGCAGACTGCAGGAATTCTTTGACTCAACTCAAG GACGGTTTCATCACCCAGATGTGTTGGCGCTTGTAAAGAGTCTGAATGAGGAGAGAGCTCAACACATGGCCAAAGCAGAAGAATCCAGCTCAAAGAATAATGGTGATCAAAAAAGCTCAAGCTCATCATGA